The Pseudomonas sp. PDM14 genomic sequence TGATGGTGGCGGTGTAGTCACCGTCTGCCAGCGCAGCGTTGGTTGGCAGGGTGAAGGACCAGGTGCCATCGGCATTCGGGGTAACGGTGTAGTCGGAACCGTTGACGGTCAGGGTCAGGTTGCCCGAAGTATTGGACGAAGTGCCGCTGAAGGTCGGGGTGTTGTCGGCGGTGGTGGTGATGTCGGCGATGGTCACGGTCG encodes the following:
- a CDS encoding Ig-like domain-containing protein — encoded protein: TVTIADITTTADNTPTFSGTSSNTSGNLTLTVNGSDYTVTPNADGTWSFTLPTNAALADGDYTATI